The segment AAATAAATCTTTATAAAACTTTCAAAAACCCTAAATTTAGGATGGGTCTCAAGACATCCCTAACCCATCCTTTAAGAATTTTATTTAACGTTGACACAATTATTATTAATGCTAGAATGAACAAGGTAAATTAATTTGTCCTTGAAATGGTAGTAACTAATACAAACTCCCGGCAAAAAATGCCCATTAACCCCATTTTTAATCCCAGTGGGGATGATGCTATTGAAAACCGTTCTATTTGGTTTGGCAATACCACTAATTTAATGCAGCTTAACGATGTTCGCTACACTTGGGCAGTCGGTTTGTATCAACAAATGCGGGAAAATTTTTGGATTCCCCAGAGGCTAGATATTACCCAAGATGTAACAGATTATGCCAATTTAACCGACGATGAACGGTATGCCTATGATGGAATTTTATCCTATCTGACCTTCTTAGATTCTGTCCAAACCTGCAATATTCCTCACCTAAAAAGTAGTGTAACTGCCCCAGAAGTTAGCCTTTGTATGGCAGAACAAATTTCTCAAGAAGGAATGCACAACCAAAGTTATCAATATATCATTGAAACCATTATTCCCCCAGAAAGACGCACGCAAGTTTATGATTTTTGGCGGACAGATAAAGTCCTCAAAGAACGTTGTGAATTTATCGCCAGTTTATATCAAAAATACATTGATATTCCCACCTCTGAGAACTATTTTGTCGCATTAATGGCAGATTATTTGCTAGAAGGGTTGTATTTTTATAATGGCTTTATTTACTTCTATAATCTTGCTTCAAGAATGTTAATGCCAGGGTCTGCTGATATTTTTAAAATGATTAACCGAGATGAGTTAAGTCATGTTAGATTATATCAAAAATTAATCCCAGAAGCGAGAAAAGTTTTTCCCCATTCTGTTGATCAAATTTATGATATGTTTGATCGGGCAGTCAAATACGAATGTCAATGGACTAATCATATTGTAGGGAATAATATATTAGGAATTACGGAAGCGAGTACGGAACAATATACCAAGTATTTAGCCAATATTCGTTTGCGTTCTATTGGGTTAGATCCCCTTTATCCTGATATAAAATACAATAAGAGCCCTTACACCCATTTAGAACGGTTTTCTGATACCAAAAAAGAAGCGCATACTAAGGCGAATTTCTTTGAAGCAACCGTCACCAGTTACGTCATGTCTTCAGGGATTACTGGATGGGATGAAATTTAGGTTTTTAAAAACCTATTTGATAATAATCTCTTACCTGTTTAAGACTAGGATGGGAGGGATTTAATATGAGTTGCTTCTCTCCCATTGTAATGCTAGAAAAAGGAATAATTTCAAAAACACTGTTGCCATAGGCGATGATTTCTAAACGTTCAATTAAATCAGTATTCCATTGAGTTTGTTTAACTTCAATTTGCTGATTCTTTAACCAGGATATTAACTGCGATCGCCCAATTCCTGGTAATATGCCTTCTTTAAGTTGTGGGGTGTACCAGATACCTTGTTTATATCCCCAAAGATTACCTGTAGCTGTTTCTAACCAATTCCCGTCATCATCGATTAAGATAGCTTCTCTAAACCCTAATTTTTTTGCCTGTTGTAAGGCTAAAAATGCCCCTAAATAGTTGCCTGTTTTATGATTAGGTAAAGAACGTTGATAAAGAGAATTATTAGCTACCCACCCCTTAATTCCTTGCTGTTGAGATTGAGGTAAATCTTGGGGTAAAAATCGTCCTGTAATCAATTCTTTCCCATCAGGAAAAATTGTTAATCTTAGGACAGGATAATGGGGAACTAATACCTCCGCTTGTTGCTGTATTTGTTGCCAATTGGGAATCGTCCAATCAAAGGCTTTTAAACTCGATTCTAGTCTATCACAATGGGCTTTCCATTGAGTTAAGGGATGGTCTAAAGATTCTTGATAGACTCGTAATGTTGTAAATACTGTTGCCCCATAAATTAACCCAGGTTCAGCAATATTTAGGGATATAGTATTTTCTTGTTTTAATTCTCCATTGTACCAAAACATAGCAATCATATCACCTACTTCAAAAATATAATTACATATTATTCTTGTTTATAAGGGATCAGATTCAGGTAGCCACTTAATAAAAAATAAGGGTAGAAGAGTAGAAAGATTAGTAATAATCACTAATAACCAAAGATGATCAAAATTAGTTTCTGTTATACCAAACCATTGAGTTAGTAATGAGCCTAATTCATAGGATACCAAATTGGATAAATTTAAGCTAGACATCAACAGGGCAAATAAACTTGCTTCGATGCCTTTAGGACACAGACGCGCTGATAAAACTAAGATAGGCATAAAAGCAATTTGTCCCATAACGGTGAGAATTAAACTATCCCCTAAACTAAACCAATGATCATCAATACCAAGAAGACGATTAGTATGAGTGACTAACAGTAATACGGTCATTCCTAAGACTGAAGAGATAACAATACTACAGGAAAAAATTTGACGAAATGAAATATTTTTTAGAAATCTTTGATAGACCCAAATTCCCGCTAACATAGCGACACTGGTAACAAGTCTAACCCGTCCTAAAAATTCTGCTTCAAATCCCAGTTCATTCGTGGTAAAGAAAAACAAGGCAGATTCAGCATTAGGTGTTGCTTGCCAAATAAAGACAAAAGCGGTAGGCAAGAGAATCGATTTTTGACGGATAGCTTGCCATAATTGCTGTAGTTGTTGACTAATTTTAAAGGATTTATTCGAGGGCATTTGAGAGGCATTCTGTGCGATATGTTCCTCAACAATTAAACCAGCTACTAAGGCAACAATTAACGGAAAAATAGCCGTAATTTGAAACACTGTTTGAGGTGTAAATTCTTGTAGTAACCAACCACTGAGATAGGCGGTAATTAATCCTCCTAAAGCTGATATTCCCCAAGTTAATGATTGTAGAGAACCCGCTTGACCTAAAGATTCTTGACGGCTTCTTTCTACCACTAAGGAGTCTACAATGACATCACTAATAGCCACAGAAAGGGACGCTAAAAGAAGGCTGACAGTAGCAGACCAAGGGTTATCAACAATCGTTCCTAGCATCATCCAGGCTAGGCTTCCTAATAG is part of the Rippkaea orientalis PCC 8801 genome and harbors:
- a CDS encoding ribonucleotide-diphosphate reductase subunit beta, coding for MVVTNTNSRQKMPINPIFNPSGDDAIENRSIWFGNTTNLMQLNDVRYTWAVGLYQQMRENFWIPQRLDITQDVTDYANLTDDERYAYDGILSYLTFLDSVQTCNIPHLKSSVTAPEVSLCMAEQISQEGMHNQSYQYIIETIIPPERRTQVYDFWRTDKVLKERCEFIASLYQKYIDIPTSENYFVALMADYLLEGLYFYNGFIYFYNLASRMLMPGSADIFKMINRDELSHVRLYQKLIPEARKVFPHSVDQIYDMFDRAVKYECQWTNHIVGNNILGITEASTEQYTKYLANIRLRSIGLDPLYPDIKYNKSPYTHLERFSDTKKEAHTKANFFEATVTSYVMSSGITGWDEI
- a CDS encoding aminotransferase class IV; the protein is MIAMFWYNGELKQENTISLNIAEPGLIYGATVFTTLRVYQESLDHPLTQWKAHCDRLESSLKAFDWTIPNWQQIQQQAEVLVPHYPVLRLTIFPDGKELITGRFLPQDLPQSQQQGIKGWVANNSLYQRSLPNHKTGNYLGAFLALQQAKKLGFREAILIDDDGNWLETATGNLWGYKQGIWYTPQLKEGILPGIGRSQLISWLKNQQIEVKQTQWNTDLIERLEIIAYGNSVFEIIPFSSITMGEKQLILNPSHPSLKQVRDYYQIGF
- a CDS encoding folate/biopterin family MFS transporter; its protein translation is MTLAKYPISQIKNRLKNSLLLGNEPSLELVAILSVYFVQGILGLARLAISFFLKDDLNLTPAQVGALTGIAALPWIIKPLFGFLSDGLPIFGYRRRPYLILSGLLGSLAWMMLGTIVDNPWSATVSLLLASLSVAISDVIVDSLVVERSRQESLGQAGSLQSLTWGISALGGLITAYLSGWLLQEFTPQTVFQITAIFPLIVALVAGLIVEEHIAQNASQMPSNKSFKISQQLQQLWQAIRQKSILLPTAFVFIWQATPNAESALFFFTTNELGFEAEFLGRVRLVTSVAMLAGIWVYQRFLKNISFRQIFSCSIVISSVLGMTVLLLVTHTNRLLGIDDHWFSLGDSLILTVMGQIAFMPILVLSARLCPKGIEASLFALLMSSLNLSNLVSYELGSLLTQWFGITETNFDHLWLLVIITNLSTLLPLFFIKWLPESDPL